CCGGATTCCAATTGGCGGACGGGTCGGCGTCTTCGTGCGCGGGCGTGGGACAGCGGAAGACGATGGACTCCTTGACGCGCTTGGCTTGGTCCGTTCGTTCAACCGCGGCCGTGACGGCGGATGCCAGGGCAGTCATATCCAGGTCGTTGTTGAATGCGATCATGGCGCGGCCGCCTTCCGCGCGGCGTAGGCCGCCGGACGCGGCCGCCGTTCACACTTGCCCACCGTTTGTGGAGCATGGCATTCTGAGCGTGCTTGAAGTGTCTGGACGGCCGCCCTTGTCCGAGGGCGGCCGTCGCCATGTAGCGCGGCCACGTTCAACCGTCCTCACGCGCCGGCAAGCCGGCATCCCGTCGCCGCTCTTCGATCCAATCAGCCAAGTCGGCCGCCGGGATGCGGACGGATCGGCCAAGGCGCACGCTCGGGAGCGTGCCGTCGGCCAGCCAGGCATAGAGGCGGGCGCGGGATACGCCCAAGCGGTTCATGACGTCAACCGGACGAAGTAGGGTCGTGTCGAGTACAAACAGATCATTAGCCAAGGTAGCACCTCCTGTGCAAATGGCTGAGCATCTGTTGCGAGAGCAGCAGCCCTGTCGCAATGGATACTCAGCAGACCCGATTGAACCTAGTATATTCATACGCGATCGCCATGTACCAGGCATTGAGTGTTTCACGTGAAACATACAAGTATCTAACGACCAGCCGATCAGTAGGCGTTCACGAGGATACGGGTACAAGTACGCTCGACTCTCACACGTGGTCTGCAATGACGAGCCGGCATCGAGCCGCGCGCGCAACTAGCCGGTCGGCTGGGTGGCCGTGTCTCATGGCAGCCGCAAGGCACGGCCACGACTTGGGGGCGATGTATGCCAACGCGTATGCCAACCGGCCTGGCATTCGCTGCTACCCGCTGGACGTCGTAACCCGTCCGGTGGTCGATCTACAGAGCATGATGGTACGCCATGGCATCCACTGGACGCG
This genomic stretch from Candidatus Avedoeria danica harbors:
- a CDS encoding helix-turn-helix domain-containing protein encodes the protein MNILGSIGSAEYPLRQGCCSRNRCSAICTGGATLANDLFVLDTTLLRPVDVMNRLGVSRARLYAWLADGTLPSVRLGRSVRIPAADLADWIEERRRDAGLPAREDG